A window of the candidate division KSB1 bacterium genome harbors these coding sequences:
- a CDS encoding uroporphyrinogen-III C-methyltransferase, with product MKWKFVLHVTSWVAIVLGATCPVASGQRPRLESLAAWASSGQGLGLKKDQHLRQATGWGAGGAASLRLSRLVAVGVRVGYCDLTIEQDRAVEQWNWAFWQRFYGNYVRDLQSRDKSYRATLTPDQHLYMRQLVPFVALRWPQTSRAALCLTTGAGPWFYERTLRLHEVWQKEFPELGYVFAYDYYNHAEVRKGVVYAATFEVGAELMVQRFLHFRLSGRYSTVFPKRGGQYERFPVTSVAELACALVFVY from the coding sequence GTGAAGTGGAAATTCGTCCTCCACGTGACCTCGTGGGTCGCCATAGTTCTGGGCGCGACCTGTCCTGTGGCCTCTGGTCAGAGGCCGCGTCTGGAATCGCTTGCGGCCTGGGCCTCCTCCGGTCAGGGGCTCGGGCTGAAGAAAGACCAGCATCTGCGCCAGGCGACCGGTTGGGGAGCAGGAGGAGCAGCCTCACTGCGCCTGTCGCGCCTCGTGGCCGTGGGGGTGCGGGTTGGCTATTGCGACCTGACGATCGAGCAGGACAGAGCGGTCGAGCAGTGGAACTGGGCGTTCTGGCAGCGATTCTACGGCAACTATGTGCGTGACTTGCAGTCCAGGGACAAGTCATATCGGGCCACTTTGACGCCAGATCAACACCTGTACATGAGACAACTGGTGCCGTTCGTTGCTCTGCGCTGGCCGCAGACCAGCAGGGCTGCCCTGTGCCTGACCACCGGCGCCGGACCTTGGTTCTATGAGCGCACGCTGCGCTTGCACGAGGTCTGGCAGAAAGAATTCCCCGAGCTTGGCTATGTCTTTGCCTACGACTATTACAACCACGCTGAGGTGCGTAAGGGCGTAGTCTACGCGGCGACCTTTGAGGTGGGCGCCGAGCTCATGGTGCAACGCTTCCTGCACTTTCGCCTAAGCGGAAGGTACAGCACGGTGTTCCCGAAACGTGGGGGCCAGTACGAGCGTTTCCCTGTGACAAGCGTAGCGGAACTGGCGTGTGCATTGGTGTTTGTGTACTGA
- a CDS encoding T9SS type A sorting domain-containing protein, with product MKAGVLFAVACGLLWGMGLSARAQQPWVYQPGMDIRFPQPDSLVNPYLCTFDSHDNLWVLSSSAARPRALNALFKASPGDTVFSLVVDYTTDLNIESTRGITAIGDTIYVVSRMPGTPTPSLAIMYEYLDGDPQQRNTYSGSGYGTWVLGLSANRDKYIYASVSFRTSIRVYNFTDAAAPRGSWVPILPIEYHPSEPGGHDGTGRSIIRDVAVIPGADYSLSSTPFYTSRNSDSSGHMGGVAVWTGGVQTDPKGYAGQRVTDVAADLSWLWWTPYGLCCDRSGNLYACGTDSTRRWVKAFSIMGNFAVELEEVPARFSSSRPDPHGAPLLEPTDVALSGDEKTAYVIDGRARRAFAFIRGGSRVSSLSDTPPRSLHLLHAYPNPFNAETKITFELAERQVVQLRVLNARGEEVQVLFSGALGAGRQEVRFSAGQLPTGTYVIELRAREGLASTKVVLLK from the coding sequence ATGAAGGCAGGAGTTCTGTTTGCCGTCGCTTGCGGGCTGCTATGGGGCATGGGGCTCAGCGCCAGGGCGCAGCAGCCTTGGGTCTACCAGCCTGGCATGGACATCCGCTTCCCGCAGCCCGATTCGTTGGTCAATCCCTACCTCTGCACTTTTGACAGCCATGACAACCTGTGGGTGCTCTCCAGTTCGGCAGCCAGGCCCAGGGCGTTGAACGCCCTGTTCAAGGCGAGTCCTGGTGACACAGTGTTCAGCCTGGTGGTGGACTACACCACCGACCTGAACATCGAGTCAACGCGGGGCATTACGGCCATTGGCGACACCATTTACGTGGTCTCGCGCATGCCAGGGACGCCAACCCCTTCCTTGGCCATCATGTATGAATACCTGGACGGTGACCCACAGCAACGCAACACCTACTCGGGCTCTGGCTACGGCACGTGGGTCCTCGGGTTGTCTGCGAACAGGGACAAGTACATCTACGCTTCCGTCTCCTTTCGCACCTCCATCCGCGTGTACAACTTCACGGACGCGGCGGCGCCGCGAGGGAGCTGGGTGCCTATTCTGCCCATCGAGTACCACCCCTCAGAGCCGGGCGGTCACGATGGCACCGGCCGGAGCATTATTCGCGATGTGGCAGTGATACCTGGGGCAGATTATTCGCTGAGCAGCACGCCATTCTATACCTCGCGCAACAGCGACTCCAGCGGACACATGGGCGGCGTCGCGGTGTGGACCGGAGGCGTGCAGACCGACCCGAAAGGCTACGCGGGACAGCGGGTGACGGACGTGGCCGCTGACCTGTCCTGGCTGTGGTGGACACCTTACGGCCTGTGTTGCGACCGCAGCGGCAATCTATACGCGTGCGGCACGGACAGCACACGGCGCTGGGTAAAGGCGTTCTCCATAATGGGGAACTTTGCCGTGGAACTGGAGGAGGTGCCTGCCCGCTTCAGTTCGTCTCGCCCCGACCCTCACGGGGCGCCGTTGCTGGAACCGACGGACGTGGCCTTGAGCGGCGACGAAAAGACCGCCTACGTGATCGATGGCAGGGCGCGGCGCGCCTTCGCCTTCATAAGGGGAGGCTCAAGGGTCTCCAGTTTGTCCGATACGCCGCCACGTTCGCTCCACCTCCTCCATGCTTATCCGAATCCCTTCAACGCAGAGACGAAGATCACCTTCGAGTTGGCAGAGCGGCAGGTGGTGCAGTTGAGGGTGCTCAATGCCAGGGGAGAGGAGGTGCAAGTGCTATTCAGCGGTGCTCTGGGAGCCGGACGGCAGGAGGTGAGGTTCTCCGCCGGACAGCTGCCAACCGGGACCTATGTGATAGAGCTCCGCGCACGCGAAGGGCTTGCTTCTACCAAGGTGGTCCTCCTGAAGTGA
- a CDS encoding family 10 glycosylhydrolase has translation MAAAWAVAALLSVTPTFGWAQEPLPEARGVWMSRDVILGGPARMEQVFYRLARAHFNRVLVDVQYQGATIYPSEVMVAAGGPGQRAEFAGRDPLQEAIEIGHRFGLEVVAWFEYGLMAHTHPSDSTVRGPLIAAHPDWLAIRRNGSSVVANENGFFHWLDPAHPEVVSFMEDLFGEVAARYPGLDGIETDRIRCPSTEFSYSEVARSRYVAETGGTDPLLIDTKHPEWAQWVRWRERQTTTLARRIYQRVKTRRPDLLVSAAVAPPYMLLAGEKLQAWNVWADSGYVDALEPMLYLPDADLQNQLNLSLTLVPATFSLYPGIAYRDDASLLFQVSRVRESACGGMTIWYYGAMKEQTLQVLGQGVFAERVNAPHTELIIDEADPIRFRCSGSWQRVEGGYAGTALYVPAGPDQATATWQTSVLREGLYEIFARWPSIAGAAREVVYRVLTGSAEISCVVDQGQNPNDWVFLCADTLRHRQKVTISVGGAASGKVTADAVRLLRVGELVVDDCLLPDSVHIELKFSRVVDTTSATRVDSYALEPGGSVLAAEVVSGGACAVRLQVTPLAAGQAYRLRLVGVRDRAGNLCRTQQLTVSFVPDHVSLLVDDGAPTFRAYGNWGIASEGNDFVGQGYAVSGPGKGENRAQWWTQVGLDGLYELSVNIPNCPMELARRVPYYVLHHFGQDTLYIDQSAGRGGWSMLGRRYLRAGEFSSIMVVNAVDSGMVVADACLLRRVLDTSVRQETRPQVRPAPQLLPNYPNPFNGETTVCFVLPGAGTAQVRVFNVLGQEVDTVTTSVASPGLHRVNLALGQVPSGLYFCRLIYVDQMGDEFPSACTRKLLLIR, from the coding sequence ATGGCGGCGGCATGGGCGGTCGCGGCGCTGCTATCCGTCACCCCAACCTTTGGATGGGCACAGGAGCCCTTGCCGGAAGCCCGCGGCGTGTGGATGAGCCGAGATGTGATTCTTGGCGGGCCGGCGCGCATGGAACAGGTCTTTTACCGGCTTGCCCGGGCTCATTTCAACCGGGTGCTCGTCGACGTTCAGTACCAGGGGGCAACCATCTATCCGAGCGAGGTGATGGTGGCCGCAGGGGGGCCGGGGCAGCGGGCGGAGTTTGCCGGCCGCGATCCGCTCCAGGAGGCCATCGAGATAGGGCATCGCTTCGGCCTGGAGGTGGTGGCCTGGTTCGAGTACGGCCTGATGGCGCACACGCACCCTTCCGACAGCACCGTCCGTGGGCCTCTCATCGCGGCACACCCAGACTGGCTGGCCATCAGGCGCAATGGCTCTTCCGTGGTGGCCAATGAGAACGGGTTCTTTCACTGGCTCGATCCTGCCCATCCCGAGGTGGTGAGCTTCATGGAGGACCTGTTCGGCGAAGTAGCGGCGCGCTACCCCGGGCTGGATGGCATTGAGACCGATCGGATTCGTTGTCCGTCCACAGAATTTTCGTATTCTGAGGTTGCCCGCAGCCGGTACGTAGCCGAGACCGGCGGCACCGATCCGCTCCTCATCGACACCAAGCATCCGGAATGGGCACAATGGGTGCGGTGGCGCGAGCGGCAGACGACGACCTTAGCGAGACGCATCTACCAGCGCGTCAAAACCAGGCGCCCCGATCTCCTGGTGAGCGCCGCAGTGGCCCCGCCTTACATGCTTTTGGCCGGAGAAAAATTGCAAGCCTGGAACGTCTGGGCAGACAGCGGCTACGTGGATGCCCTGGAGCCGATGCTCTACCTGCCGGACGCCGACCTGCAAAACCAACTCAACTTGAGTCTGACACTTGTGCCGGCTACCTTCTCCCTTTACCCTGGGATTGCCTACCGGGACGATGCCTCGTTGCTCTTCCAGGTGAGCCGGGTGCGGGAATCGGCCTGCGGCGGCATGACGATTTGGTACTACGGCGCGATGAAAGAACAGACGCTGCAGGTGCTCGGCCAGGGTGTCTTTGCCGAACGCGTCAATGCGCCACACACGGAGCTGATAATCGATGAGGCCGACCCGATTAGGTTCCGATGCTCGGGCTCTTGGCAAAGGGTAGAAGGTGGCTACGCAGGAACGGCTCTCTATGTGCCAGCGGGGCCTGACCAGGCCACAGCGACCTGGCAGACCTCGGTGCTGCGAGAGGGGCTTTACGAGATCTTCGCGCGATGGCCATCGATTGCAGGGGCAGCCAGGGAGGTCGTCTATCGCGTGCTCACGGGCAGCGCGGAAATTTCGTGCGTCGTCGACCAGGGCCAGAATCCCAACGACTGGGTCTTCCTGTGCGCAGACACCTTGCGGCACCGGCAGAAGGTGACGATTTCCGTCGGAGGCGCTGCAAGCGGCAAGGTCACCGCTGACGCCGTCCGACTCCTCCGGGTAGGAGAGCTGGTAGTCGATGACTGCCTGCTGCCGGACAGCGTGCACATCGAGCTCAAGTTCAGCAGGGTGGTGGACACGACGTCGGCCACAAGGGTCGATAGCTACGCCTTGGAGCCGGGCGGGAGCGTGCTTGCCGCAGAGGTGGTCTCTGGTGGGGCCTGTGCCGTGCGCCTCCAGGTAACCCCCCTTGCTGCCGGCCAGGCTTATCGGCTCCGTCTGGTCGGGGTGCGGGACAGGGCCGGCAACCTGTGCCGCACGCAGCAACTCACGGTCAGCTTTGTTCCCGATCATGTTTCGCTCCTGGTGGACGATGGTGCGCCCACCTTCAGAGCCTATGGCAACTGGGGCATCGCGAGCGAGGGGAACGACTTTGTGGGCCAGGGGTACGCAGTGAGCGGTCCGGGCAAGGGAGAGAACCGGGCGCAATGGTGGACGCAAGTGGGGCTGGATGGACTGTATGAGCTCAGCGTCAATATCCCGAACTGCCCTATGGAACTGGCACGTCGGGTTCCTTACTACGTCCTCCACCATTTCGGGCAGGACACGCTCTACATTGACCAGAGTGCGGGGCGTGGGGGATGGTCGATGTTGGGACGGCGCTATCTTCGCGCTGGCGAGTTCTCCAGCATCATGGTCGTCAATGCGGTGGACTCTGGAATGGTGGTCGCGGATGCGTGCCTCCTGCGACGGGTTTTGGATACGTCGGTGCGGCAAGAAACCCGGCCCCAGGTGCGTCCCGCACCGCAACTCCTGCCGAACTACCCGAATCCGTTCAACGGAGAGACCACAGTGTGCTTTGTGCTGCCAGGAGCGGGAACTGCGCAGGTCAGGGTCTTCAACGTGCTCGGGCAGGAGGTGGACACGGTAACCACGTCGGTGGCGTCGCCTGGCCTGCATCGAGTGAACCTTGCGCTGGGGCAGGTGCCCAGCGGCCTTTACTTCTGCCGGCTGATCTATGTCGACCAAATGGGCGACGAGTTCCCCAGTGCGTGCACGCGTAAGCTACTCTTGATTCGATGA
- a CDS encoding DUF5009 domain-containing protein, which translates to MRQPPRKPATTRLASLDALRGFTIAAMLMVNNTVHDQAYPSWFRHAAWGEGVTFCDLIFPLFLFCVGVAIPFSYAAFRAKGGPQRAYLAKALRRTTVLVLLGIVLVSSIARRVVVGLDVLQLIGLAYLVGALAYLLSPPLRAALVVLLLVAHWALLSFVPFAGCPGGTLLADRNIIGYLNQRYLARYHLAGAISIVPTGALVGGGSLVGDLLRSGTGGVVSRVRLLVLIGVATLGLGLLWSIQHPLLKALWTASFILFAVGIATLLLALFHWLIEGRGCRRWAFPFVVFGMNAITVYFVSIMVRVHTLQEWQVAVGGGTLLLREALWRWLDCHLGVTTGSWAYTCAYLFFWWLVVYWMYRRKLFWKV; encoded by the coding sequence ATGAGACAGCCGCCGCGCAAACCCGCCACCACCCGGCTTGCCTCGTTAGATGCCTTGCGCGGGTTCACCATTGCCGCAATGCTGATGGTCAACAACACTGTCCATGACCAGGCGTACCCCTCCTGGTTTCGTCATGCAGCCTGGGGAGAAGGGGTTACCTTCTGTGATTTGATCTTTCCCTTGTTTCTCTTTTGCGTGGGGGTGGCCATTCCGTTTTCGTACGCTGCCTTCAGAGCGAAGGGCGGCCCACAGCGCGCCTACTTGGCAAAGGCGCTGCGGCGGACGACGGTGCTGGTGCTCCTGGGCATAGTGCTGGTTTCCAGCATTGCCAGGCGGGTGGTGGTCGGCCTTGATGTGCTGCAGCTAATCGGCCTCGCGTACCTGGTGGGAGCGCTGGCATATCTGCTTTCGCCGCCGCTGCGCGCCGCCCTTGTGGTGCTTCTCCTTGTTGCGCATTGGGCGCTTCTTTCCTTCGTGCCATTTGCGGGCTGTCCCGGCGGCACTCTCTTGGCAGACCGAAACATCATCGGCTATTTGAACCAGAGGTACTTGGCGCGATATCACTTAGCCGGCGCGATTTCCATCGTGCCCACCGGCGCGCTGGTGGGCGGTGGCAGCCTGGTGGGCGACCTCCTGCGCAGTGGGACTGGCGGCGTGGTGAGCCGCGTGCGCCTCCTTGTGCTCATAGGTGTGGCGACCCTTGGGCTGGGCCTGTTGTGGAGCATCCAGCATCCGCTCCTCAAAGCGCTGTGGACTGCCTCGTTCATCCTCTTCGCTGTAGGAATTGCCACGCTCCTGTTGGCGCTCTTCCACTGGCTGATTGAAGGCAGAGGCTGCAGGCGTTGGGCGTTCCCCTTCGTGGTCTTCGGGATGAACGCCATCACCGTCTACTTTGTATCCATCATGGTGCGCGTGCACACCTTGCAGGAGTGGCAGGTCGCAGTTGGTGGGGGCACTCTCTTGTTGCGCGAGGCATTATGGCGGTGGCTGGATTGCCATCTCGGGGTGACCACGGGGTCCTGGGCCTACACCTGTGCCTACCTCTTTTTCTGGTGGCTGGTGGTCTACTGGATGTACCGCCGCAAGCTCTTCTGGAAGGTCTGA
- a CDS encoding carboxypeptidase-like regulatory domain-containing protein has product MKAFKKITRALRRVATAAGAFGILWVWQAQTLAQVPKGKIAGKVIDAETKQGLPGANVVIQGTTLGAATGRDGEYYILNVPPGTYTVAARMIGYRSMVVRGVTVVVDRTSTVDFSLEATVLEMAPLVVEASRPAVVRDLTATAKVMEAREIETAPVEGLRRVLELDAGVTRNPNGTFSIRGGGAFELQFQVNGVEQISSNTGVPGYNLYGEKSNTSWKYDFNPLGVKQMEIISGGFSAEYGNAQSGVVKVVTKEGEERFHGEFRVELRPPGKYHFGPYLYGPETIEWQRWGTFAKWQEWRDKNAPGISDDSLRTFYYDRWVANHSPGPNNSSNPLGVYDYRRLVYQRYMFGVGGPLGGGDRLRFYLSGEYRRAPLRIPSVERVQVYQNYVLNLSWRAGSADKLKLMGQYQAHHGAVWSGSEDVRWASVIGQYPTWKYCLVLESPKDEITTTQTLTWTKVFSPRTFFELTAWHQRERYIERNLPIITSTDPRLVPAGPWDEDFRRIVYEFTSLYALDAQTDVWNLSADLTSQVNARHQVKCGVRGQYWDTRYAGESGARINAFVAYSGFAEYYHAYPRYVATYVQDKMEFQGMVVNAGLRFDAFNMNIPVPLDRFRPFYQGTGQGGGPYVGDVGDPRTRRPESHLAVAPRFGLSFPVGEHTAFRLQYGHFHSMPLFRHALSRNTWQGWRMYGNADLGFKKTISYEVGLQQSLGGTHRVDLAAYYNDRVSQTVSARVHSPTGSQQEAPQNPYYLTYENNGYGASRGIEVALEKVAPGDWKYRLSYAFARTSQGAYGAIDIYQDPNDPRSVVERRSANDFLAEEDRTHSFRALVSYTVPGHLWRELLGGEPLKDLVFTMIYQARSGSPFTYVTSYDEFTDVVNNRRYPLEAKTDLGISVRVALGTLQPRLSVRIENLFNNRWLTPLAGEELRNWVEYGVSRDTPPTSDNPNDPQAKIYKLNYFRAYRNAPREVYFTVGLGF; this is encoded by the coding sequence ATGAAGGCGTTCAAGAAAATCACCCGTGCCTTGCGCAGAGTGGCGACTGCCGCAGGAGCGTTTGGCATCTTGTGGGTGTGGCAGGCCCAGACCTTGGCCCAGGTGCCAAAGGGAAAGATCGCGGGGAAGGTCATTGACGCCGAGACAAAGCAGGGCCTGCCTGGGGCCAACGTGGTCATCCAGGGGACCACGCTCGGGGCGGCAACCGGCAGAGACGGGGAGTATTACATCCTCAACGTGCCCCCGGGCACTTACACGGTGGCAGCCCGCATGATTGGCTACCGCAGCATGGTGGTGCGGGGCGTGACGGTGGTGGTGGACCGGACCAGCACCGTAGATTTCTCCCTGGAGGCGACTGTGCTGGAGATGGCCCCTCTGGTGGTGGAGGCAAGTCGGCCGGCAGTGGTGCGTGACCTGACCGCCACGGCAAAGGTGATGGAGGCGCGGGAAATCGAGACCGCGCCGGTGGAGGGGCTGCGCCGTGTCCTGGAGCTGGATGCCGGAGTGACGCGGAACCCCAACGGCACTTTTTCCATCCGCGGCGGCGGCGCATTTGAGCTGCAATTCCAGGTCAACGGCGTGGAGCAGATCTCCTCGAACACCGGCGTTCCAGGTTACAACCTCTACGGAGAAAAATCCAACACAAGCTGGAAATACGACTTTAACCCACTGGGCGTGAAACAGATGGAAATCATCTCCGGCGGCTTTAGCGCGGAATATGGAAACGCCCAATCCGGGGTGGTCAAGGTGGTGACCAAAGAGGGCGAGGAGCGCTTTCATGGCGAGTTTCGGGTCGAGCTCCGCCCGCCCGGCAAATACCACTTTGGCCCCTATCTGTACGGGCCAGAGACAATCGAATGGCAGCGCTGGGGCACGTTCGCCAAGTGGCAGGAGTGGCGGGACAAGAACGCGCCGGGCATCTCGGACGATTCGCTGAGGACGTTCTACTACGACCGCTGGGTGGCTAACCATAGCCCCGGGCCAAACAACTCCTCGAACCCGCTGGGTGTGTACGACTATCGCAGACTGGTCTATCAGCGCTACATGTTCGGGGTCGGTGGCCCTCTTGGGGGAGGCGACCGTTTGCGCTTCTATCTGTCCGGCGAATACCGGCGCGCACCCCTGCGCATCCCCAGCGTTGAACGAGTGCAGGTCTATCAAAACTACGTCCTGAATCTGAGCTGGCGGGCGGGCAGTGCCGATAAGCTCAAGCTCATGGGCCAGTATCAGGCACATCACGGCGCGGTCTGGTCGGGTTCGGAGGATGTGCGCTGGGCCTCGGTGATCGGTCAATACCCCACCTGGAAGTACTGCCTGGTCTTGGAAAGCCCAAAAGACGAAATCACCACCACGCAGACGCTCACCTGGACAAAGGTCTTCAGCCCACGCACCTTTTTCGAGCTGACGGCGTGGCATCAGCGTGAGCGCTACATCGAGCGGAACCTGCCGATTATCACCTCGACTGACCCGAGGTTGGTTCCTGCCGGCCCGTGGGACGAAGATTTCCGGCGCATCGTCTACGAGTTTACTTCCCTCTATGCGCTCGATGCGCAAACAGATGTCTGGAACCTGAGCGCGGACTTGACCAGTCAGGTGAACGCACGACACCAAGTGAAATGTGGCGTTCGCGGACAGTATTGGGACACACGCTACGCGGGCGAGTCCGGAGCGCGTATCAATGCCTTTGTCGCCTACTCGGGCTTTGCCGAGTACTATCACGCCTATCCGCGATACGTTGCCACGTATGTGCAGGACAAGATGGAGTTCCAAGGCATGGTGGTCAACGCCGGGTTGCGTTTCGACGCCTTCAACATGAACATACCCGTGCCCCTAGACCGTTTTCGACCGTTCTACCAGGGAACAGGCCAAGGAGGGGGCCCGTACGTGGGCGATGTGGGCGACCCGCGGACACGGCGCCCTGAGAGTCACCTTGCCGTTGCCCCTCGTTTCGGGCTCTCGTTCCCGGTAGGGGAGCACACCGCCTTCCGTCTGCAGTATGGCCACTTCCACTCCATGCCGCTCTTCCGGCATGCGCTCTCCAGGAACACATGGCAGGGATGGCGCATGTACGGCAATGCCGACCTCGGATTCAAAAAGACCATCAGCTATGAAGTGGGATTGCAGCAAAGCCTCGGCGGCACCCATCGCGTGGATCTGGCTGCCTACTACAATGACCGCGTGAGCCAGACGGTGAGTGCCCGCGTGCACTCACCCACCGGTTCGCAGCAGGAGGCGCCCCAGAATCCCTATTACCTCACCTATGAGAACAATGGCTACGGCGCCTCGCGCGGCATCGAAGTGGCCCTGGAAAAGGTAGCCCCGGGGGACTGGAAATATCGCTTGAGTTACGCCTTTGCCCGCACGTCCCAAGGAGCCTACGGTGCCATCGACATCTACCAGGACCCCAATGACCCGCGAAGCGTGGTGGAGCGGCGCAGCGCCAACGACTTTCTCGCCGAAGAGGACCGAACTCACTCATTTCGCGCATTGGTTTCCTACACGGTGCCCGGTCACCTGTGGCGAGAACTGCTGGGTGGTGAACCGCTCAAGGACCTGGTGTTCACCATGATATACCAGGCACGCAGTGGATCGCCATTCACTTACGTGACCAGCTACGATGAGTTTACCGACGTGGTCAACAATAGGCGCTACCCGCTGGAGGCCAAGACCGATTTGGGTATCTCGGTGCGGGTCGCCCTCGGCACGCTGCAACCTCGCCTCTCGGTGCGCATTGAGAACCTGTTCAATAATCGCTGGCTTACGCCACTTGCCGGGGAAGAGCTCCGCAACTGGGTGGAGTACGGCGTGAGCAGGGACACACCGCCCACGAGCGATAACCCGAACGACCCGCAGGCGAAGATCTACAAGCTCAATTACTTCCGGGCCTATCGCAACGCGCCGCGGGAGGTCTATTTCACGGTTGGATTGGGATTCTGA
- a CDS encoding PorV/PorQ family protein, whose product MARAVSRLVFVFVLLACMATPGKGQFRKVGTAGYTFLEIPVTARAAAMGEVGVALLDGGPEALFVNPALLAHLAGSRALSVSYASYLAETSHQACSIALRLPRRMGVCGVSINRLDLGEMVETLNADVDNPGGAYIVRGTYTADAAAIGLSFAQQATAWFAYGLTLRYVRERIAVYTSDNVLVDLGMVYTTGFRSFRIGGYVQNFGVDSRYIGDSFKMPMVFRLGAAIELLGGQSSPYRLTLAADALHPSDYSERLHVGAECWLANVVALRVGYKFNYDEDGLTIGCGFKKSTGRGLVGFDLAHTDYRRLQSVLRMSFCAEF is encoded by the coding sequence ATGGCACGCGCGGTGTCACGGTTGGTCTTTGTCTTCGTGCTGCTGGCCTGCATGGCCACCCCGGGAAAGGGGCAGTTCCGCAAGGTTGGCACGGCGGGCTACACCTTCCTGGAGATCCCAGTCACCGCGCGTGCGGCGGCTATGGGCGAGGTGGGTGTGGCGCTGCTGGATGGAGGGCCCGAGGCGCTGTTCGTCAACCCAGCGCTTCTCGCTCACCTTGCGGGTAGCCGTGCGCTGAGCGTGTCGTATGCCTCCTATCTTGCCGAGACAAGCCACCAGGCCTGCTCTATTGCCCTAAGGCTTCCGCGGCGCATGGGGGTGTGCGGCGTCAGCATCAACCGGCTGGACCTGGGTGAGATGGTGGAGACGCTCAACGCGGACGTTGACAACCCGGGTGGCGCTTATATTGTGCGCGGCACCTACACGGCAGATGCGGCGGCCATTGGGCTCTCCTTTGCCCAGCAGGCAACGGCCTGGTTTGCTTACGGTCTTACCCTTCGCTACGTCCGGGAGCGCATCGCGGTCTACACCTCAGACAACGTGCTCGTCGACTTGGGGATGGTCTACACCACTGGGTTCCGGTCTTTTCGCATTGGCGGCTATGTGCAGAACTTTGGGGTGGACAGCCGCTACATCGGCGACTCGTTCAAGATGCCTATGGTCTTTCGGCTCGGTGCGGCTATAGAACTGCTGGGTGGGCAGAGCAGCCCATATCGTCTGACTCTGGCCGCCGATGCGCTGCATCCGAGCGACTACAGCGAGCGCCTGCACGTGGGCGCAGAATGCTGGTTGGCCAATGTGGTGGCGCTGCGCGTTGGTTACAAGTTCAACTACGACGAGGATGGCCTCACCATAGGGTGCGGCTTCAAGAAGAGCACTGGGCGTGGGCTCGTTGGCTTTGACCTTGCCCACACTGACTACCGTCGCCTGCAGTCGGTGCTGCGCATGAGTTTCTGCGCCGAGTTTTGA